The Pontibacter deserti region ACCTTCCCGAACAATGGTTTCCATACCAAGCCTATGTTTATTACCCGCATCGAAGACCGCAACGGTAACCTGATACACCAGTTTGTACCGAAGCAGAAAAAGGTGCTTAGCGAAGAAACTGCCTTCCTGATGATGCACATGCTGAAAGGCGGTATCGAAGAGCCAGGCGGAACATCGCAGGCGCTTTGGGAATACGACCTCTGGAGAGGAAACGAAATTGGCGGTAAAACAGGAACTACCTCAAACCACTCTGACGGCTGGTTTATGGGTGTTACCAAAGACTTGGTGACAGGTGTCTGGGTTGGTGGTGAGGACCGAAGCATCCACTTCCGTACATCCAGTTATGGCGAAGGCTCTAAAACAGCGCTCCCGGTGTTTGGTTTATACATGGAGAAGATCTACCAGGATAAAGATTTAGGCTATACCATGGGCCGCTTCCCGGGGCCTACAGTTAAGATCAACAAGAAGTATAGCTGTACCACCGTATTGCCGCGCAAAGTAGAACCAGACTCTACCGCGCTTGATGCTGACCTGGAGCTATTCGATATACTGGAGCAGCTGAATTCCGGTACTGGTGATACATCGCAGTAAGTATAAAACTTATAAAACAGAAAGGCCGGCTACAAGTATAGCCGGCTTTTCTGTTTTATGTAAGTATAAATTACTTTAATTCCTTGTCGTAAAAAGAGTCAAGAGCTTCATCGAGGTAATTGTACTCAAAGGTAAAGCCCGTCTGGATCACTTTATTTGCACTCACGCGCTGGCTGGCAAGTATAACTTCGCTCTTCTGACCCAATACAAGGTTCAGCGCAAACTCCGGCACCTTAGGCAAAACAAGCGGCTTGTGCATTACTTCTGCCAACTCTTTGGTAAACTCTTTATTGGTAACCGGATGCGGCGCCACAGCATTATAAACACCTTCAAACTGGTAGTCTTCTACAGCTCTTATAAAAAGCCGACAGGCATCGTCAATATGTATCCAGGACATGTACTGATTGCCAGTACCCAGCGGAGCACCAGCCATCATTTTTATCGGCCTGGCCAGTTGTGGTAGTGCACCTCCTTTATCGCTCAGTACAATACCTAAGCGCAGTATCACCGTTCTGAGGCCGGCATTCTTTACCTGCCACGCAGATGCTTCCCAGGCTTTACATACTTCAGCCAGAAAATCATCTCCTAAAATACTCTCTTCAGACACCAAGTGGTCGCCTGTG contains the following coding sequences:
- a CDS encoding TIGR01777 family oxidoreductase, translating into MPEKILITGGSGLIGTRLSEMLIDQGYEVAHLSRNSSKFSKYKTFRWDIKEGYIDDNAITYADYIIHLAGAGVADEKWTEERKREILKSRVDSANLLYACLQKTEHHVKGLISASAIGIYGDTGDHLVSEESILGDDFLAEVCKAWEASAWQVKNAGLRTVILRLGIVLSDKGGALPQLARPIKMMAGAPLGTGNQYMSWIHIDDACRLFIRAVEDYQFEGVYNAVAPHPVTNKEFTKELAEVMHKPLVLPKVPEFALNLVLGQKSEVILASQRVSANKVIQTGFTFEYNYLDEALDSFYDKELK